A segment of the Cystobacter fuscus DSM 2262 genome:
GGGCGGGGCTGCCCAGGTGGTTGCCCGGAAGCCCCGCGTCGCCCCCCCGGCAGGCACTCAGCACCACCATGCGGATGCGCCCGGCGTGCGGCTCGAGCGCGGCCCGGAGCGCGGCGGCGTCCACCACGTGTGACTCTCCCTCCCGCCACGAGGAGTTCCAGGCGAGGCCATACGCCCCGGGCTCGGAGGGCACGCCGTGGCACAGCAGGTGGAGCGCGGCGAGGGGCTCCTCCCGCTCGCGCAGGGCCCGCTCGAGCGAGGCGAGGCTCACCTGGGGGAGCACGTCCCGGCGCGGGTCGAAGTCATAGCCGGCGTGGGCACAGGCCTCGGCGAGGGCGCGCTGGTGCGCCGCGGCGGGCACGTCCCCGGCCCAGGCGAAGAGGATGCGGCCTCCCTCGGGCGGAGGAGAGGAGGGCGGGGGCGCGGTGCGCGTCCCGGGCCGCTCGTAGCACAGGGTGCAGCCCTCGAGGTCGCTCAGCGCCTGGCCGGTGGACTCCAGCGTGAGCAGCTCCCACGGGAGCACGCACAGCTCGGCGGGCTCCAGCCGCAGGGTGAGCCGCACCGGCTGGCCCGCCTCCAGCGCCCACCGCAGCCGTTGCTCGTCCTCGGCCCACCCCAGGGGCACGAGGAAGGCGCGCAGCAGCTCCCCGAGCCGCTGGGCGGCGTTGGGGCTCGGGCGGCTCGTGCCCAGGCTGGCCAGGTCCTCCAGGGCGTGCTCCCAGGGAAACGAGGCGCGCGCGGAGGTGCCCTCCTCGCGCAGGCGCAGGTAGTCCCGCGGCTGGAAGAGGAAGCGGTCGGCGTCGCGCGCGCGCTCGCCGGAGACGAGGTGGAGCGTGAGCTCCAGCGGGCTGGTGGCCACGGGGTAGGCGATCACGGCTCAGCTCACGTGCAGCCGCTCACGGAAGTAGCGCCGGTACAGCTCGCAGCGCGGCAGCACGGAGGCCGCCTCCTGCTTCACCAGTCCCGCGCTCCGCAGGCGGATGAACACGCCCTCATCCGGGCAGGCGTTGCGCTGGAGCACCTCGCGCAGTCCCGCCTTGAGCTGCGGCTGGCTGCCCAGGCGGAAGAGCAGGTGGCGCAGGTGGTCTCCGAACGGTCCCCGGTCCTCCGCCGCCTGGGTGAACAGGTCCTCCACGCGCAAGCCGCGGCTGGCCACGAGGTACAGCGCCTTGCGGATCAGGTAGGGGTGGCCTCCGAGCAGGGCGAACAGCTCCTGCTCCTGCTTGGGTCCCAGGGGCGCGCCATGCCGCCGGTTGAGCTCCGCCACCTGTTCCGGGGTGAAGTCGCCCAGCTCCACGGTCTGCCCCACGTTGAAGGGGGACTGGGTCAGGTTCTTGATGAAGAGGAAGGGCTCGGTCGAGGTCACCAGGACGATGCTGAGCTTCTTCCAGACGGGCGTGGTGGGCAGCGCGCGGTTGTTGTGCCAGCTGCGCAGCATGCCGAAGAAGTCCGTGCCGAAGGGCAGCTCGAAGAGCGTCTCCACCTCGTCGAGCCCCAGCACCAGGGGCGCGTCCAGTCCCCGCAGGACATGGCCGCTCATGTACTGCCCGCAGCGCTGGCTGCTGCCGATGGGCTTCTTCCAGTAGGCCTCCACCTGGTTGTCCAGCTCGAGCTGATCACTCAGGGAGTTGCAGAAGCGCTGGAAGAAGAGATCCGGGTCGGAGAAGGTCTGGGTGTCGAACTCCTGGAACGACAGGTAGGCCACGCGCTTGCCTGCCTCGAGGGCGGCGGCCATGCCCCGCATGAGCAGCGAGCTCTTGCCCATCTGCCGCGCGCCCTTGATGGTGACGGTGGCGCCCTGCTTCTGCGAGACGGCCCGTGACACCGTGGCATCGGCGTCACGCACCACATAGAAGGCCGACTGCGTGTCCATGGCCCCCTCGAGGGTTTCATCCAGCTCGAGCGGTGCCGACGGCAGGGGAGGAGAGAAGCCGGAGGAGGTGGTTTCGGGCGGCGCACTGGCGCGGGGGGAACTCGAGGCCGCCGGGGCGGTCGCGGCCAACGGGGCGCCGCTCATGACCTTGGCGAACTGTTCGAGCAGCCGCGGCGTGTCCTCCGGTCCCTCCCACAGCGCCCAGTTGATGGGGCTGAGGTAGCCATTGAGGGGTGGGGGGAGGCGCTCGTGGTACGCGACCCGGACGGGGAGCAGCTTCGGCAGGCCCCGCTGCCCCTGGAGCCGGTGCGCCAGCTCGATCTCCGTCTGGGCTATCTCGCTGTTGACGGAGAAGGGCGAGAGCAGCGCGATGAAGTAGTCCGATTGGCGGATCTTGGAATCGATGCGCTCCACCCACTTCTCGCCCACCAGCATGGAGGTGTCGATGAAGACCTCGTGGGTGGCCTTGAGCGCCTTGTAGAGGGCCTGGGCGAGGTCCTGATCCGGCGTGACATCGCGCTTGTAGCTGATGAAGACACGGGCCATGGGTCTCTTTCGTGTGGACTCTCTAGCGTAGCCGGTTCGTCTTGGGAATCAGGGCAGCTCGGGGCACGTCTTGCGATAGGGCGCGACCCCGCTCTCATCCGGGGGCCACTCCTCGGGCTTCACGTTGCGAGGCAACAAGGAGCACGCGAGCGAGATCCAGTCCTCGGACCGTACGGGCCACGAGCGCGCGGTGCCATCCTCGCTGGCGGTGGCCACGCTCCGGCCATCCGGGCTGAAGGCCACGGCCAGGACGCGGCCCTCGTGGGGCAGGCGGGAGAGCCGGTGGCCGGTGGCGACATCCCACAACCGTGCCGAGTCGTCTTCACTGCCGGTGGCCAGGCTCTTGCCATCCGGGCTGAAGGCCACGGACGTGACGGCGTTGGGATGGTGCAGCCGCGAGCGCTCGCTGCCCGTGGCCACGTCCCACAAGCGCACGGAGCCGTCGTCGCTGGCGGTGGCCAGGCTCTGGCCGTCGGGGCTGAAGGCCAGCGAGGTGATGAGGGCATCGTGCCGCAGGGGGCTGCCCAGGGGCTCTCCGGTGGCCGTGTTCCACAGGCGCGCGGTGTTGTCCGTGCTG
Coding sequences within it:
- a CDS encoding AAA-like domain-containing protein encodes the protein MARVFISYKRDVTPDQDLAQALYKALKATHEVFIDTSMLVGEKWVERIDSKIRQSDYFIALLSPFSVNSEIAQTEIELAHRLQGQRGLPKLLPVRVAYHERLPPPLNGYLSPINWALWEGPEDTPRLLEQFAKVMSGAPLAATAPAASSSPRASAPPETTSSGFSPPLPSAPLELDETLEGAMDTQSAFYVVRDADATVSRAVSQKQGATVTIKGARQMGKSSLLMRGMAAALEAGKRVAYLSFQEFDTQTFSDPDLFFQRFCNSLSDQLELDNQVEAYWKKPIGSSQRCGQYMSGHVLRGLDAPLVLGLDEVETLFELPFGTDFFGMLRSWHNNRALPTTPVWKKLSIVLVTSTEPFLFIKNLTQSPFNVGQTVELGDFTPEQVAELNRRHGAPLGPKQEQELFALLGGHPYLIRKALYLVASRGLRVEDLFTQAAEDRGPFGDHLRHLLFRLGSQPQLKAGLREVLQRNACPDEGVFIRLRSAGLVKQEAASVLPRCELYRRYFRERLHVS